The sequence below is a genomic window from Thermoanaerobaculum aquaticum.
TGGCTAGCGCAGCTTGGCAGGCGGCCCGCGCCTCGCGAACGGTGTTGAAGGTTTCCAAAAGCAAGCCGTCGGGTCCTGCAGCGGCGAGCACCTCGGCGGTGCGCCGGTGTTCCTCCGCCAGGGTAGCGTCATCGGGAACCAGGTCGGGGCGGTAGCAGTCCTCGAGGGTGGTCATGGAGGCCAGCACCACGACCCTGCGAGCTGCGGATCGGGCTGCCTCCCGGGCCAGCTCCACGGCGGTTTTGGCCAGCTCCTGCGGGTTGGGGTAGCGCTGAAGCCTCCGCAGCGAATAGGGTGCTACCCGGAAGGTGTTGGCGGTGAGCACATCACAGCCGGCCGCCAGGTAATCGCGATGCACCTGCAGCACCGCCTGCGGGTCGTGAATGAGCGCCCCGACCCCCCACAGGGTAGCGGCCGAGGCCACACCCCGGCGCAACAGCTCGGAGCCCATGGCTCCGTCCAAGAGCCGCGGCTTGCTTTGGAGGAATTGCGCCAAAGTTTGATGGTTTTCGCTGCTCCCGTTGGTTGACGCTTTTGCCTCTCGCACCCTACCATGATAGCGATGGCGATGCGGGAAAAGGCAGTGGTGGTGGGGGTCGCCACCGAAGGGCTGCCGGTGGGTGAAGTGCACGCCGACCTGGACGAGCT
It includes:
- a CDS encoding homocysteine S-methyltransferase family protein is translated as MGSELLRRGVASAATLWGVGALIHDPQAVLQVHRDYLAAGCDVLTANTFRVAPYSLRRLQRYPNPQELAKTAVELAREAARSAARRVVVLASMTTLEDCYRPDLVPDDATLAEEHRRTAEVLAAAGPDGLLLETFNTVREARAACQAALATGLPVIVCFTCQSGGRLLSGENAGEAARAVSIPGVIAVGVNCTRLSDLMPALTQMACSTDLPLVA